One window of the Bartonella bacilliformis KC583 genome contains the following:
- the rpmG gene encoding 50S ribosomal protein L33, whose protein sequence is MAKAATIKIKLLSTADTGFFYVTKKNSRTMTDKMSKRKYDPIVKKHVEFKETKIK, encoded by the coding sequence ATGGCTAAGGCAGCAACGATTAAGATTAAGCTTTTGTCAACTGCAGATACCGGTTTTTTCTATGTAACGAAAAAAAATAGCCGTACGATGACGGACAAAATGAGTAAACGTAAATATGATCCAATTGTTAAAAAGCATGTTGAGTTTAAAGAAACAAAAATCAAGTAA
- a CDS encoding thermonuclease family protein, with translation MKEKVLRSNLDSFKKKVFGLIVLVTIIFTNMIVYTEYAQTQKPISIKSIKGYASVIDGDSIKVADIMVRLIGIDSPELHQFCGMKTKRYPCGQKAKEYLERLITKKTVTCHWSIKDKYQRVLGTCQTKQVKNINATMVQNGWAVSYNSYRKEEEEAHRKKKGIWQSSFQQPREWRRIHINNRTQ, from the coding sequence ATGAAAGAAAAAGTTCTTCGTTCCAATTTAGATAGCTTCAAAAAAAAAGTTTTTGGCTTAATTGTCTTAGTAACCATCATCTTCACCAATATGATTGTTTATACGGAATATGCTCAAACACAAAAGCCAATTTCTATAAAATCTATTAAGGGTTATGCATCAGTTATTGATGGAGATTCAATCAAAGTTGCTGATATCATGGTCCGACTTATAGGAATTGATTCTCCTGAGCTTCATCAGTTTTGTGGTATGAAAACAAAACGTTATCCATGTGGACAAAAAGCTAAAGAATATTTAGAAAGGCTTATAACAAAAAAAACTGTTACATGTCATTGGAGTATAAAAGACAAATATCAGCGTGTCCTTGGTACGTGTCAAACAAAACAAGTCAAAAATATTAACGCAACAATGGTACAAAACGGTTGGGCTGTAAGCTATAATAGCTATCGTAAAGAGGAAGAAGAAGCCCATAGGAAAAAGAAAGGTATATGGCAATCAAGTTTTCAACAACCACGAGAATGGAGAAGAATTCACATTAATAACAGAACACAGTAA
- a CDS encoding uracil-DNA glycosylase family protein — MKKQRCDKIIKLDKKIHSCRICITNPRYYPPLPHEPRPVAYLSDTASIAIAGQAPGLRVHESSIPFNDRSGETLRNWLSVTRNQFYDRSLFAIVPMGFCFPGYDQNKSDLPPRRECQEMWHEEVFQAMPQIKLVLAIGSYAQKWHITGLKHKTVSETVSDWKNILSIRQPRGYNVIPLPHPSWRNTFWLQKHPWFQDELIVYLRHLVHKFL; from the coding sequence ATGAAAAAACAACGATGTGATAAAATTATCAAACTTGATAAAAAAATTCACTCTTGTCGTATTTGTATAACGAATCCACGTTATTACCCTCCCTTACCTCATGAGCCACGACCTGTTGCCTATTTATCCGACACAGCTTCTATCGCAATTGCAGGACAAGCACCAGGATTACGGGTACATGAAAGTTCTATTCCCTTCAATGATCGCTCCGGCGAAACATTACGTAATTGGCTCAGTGTAACTCGTAATCAGTTTTATGACAGATCTTTATTTGCCATTGTTCCTATGGGATTTTGTTTTCCGGGCTATGACCAAAATAAATCCGACTTACCACCAAGGCGTGAATGCCAAGAAATGTGGCATGAAGAAGTGTTTCAAGCTATGCCACAAATAAAGCTCGTCCTTGCTATTGGAAGTTATGCACAGAAATGGCACATCACAGGCTTAAAACACAAAACTGTTTCAGAAACCGTCAGTGATTGGAAAAACATTCTCTCTATACGTCAACCTAGAGGATATAATGTCATACCATTGCCTCATCCATCATGGCGAAATACTTTTTGGTTACAAAAACACCCCTGGTTTCAGGATGAACTTATTGTGTATCTTCGCCATTTAGTTCATAAGTTTTTGTAA
- a CDS encoding Lrp/AsnC family transcriptional regulator yields the protein MDGLDRKILHLLQEDATLSVADIAKKVGLSTTPCWRRIQKLDDDGVIQRRVAVLSPQKVNAHVTVFVSIRVHLHNHEWLKRFSRILREFREVIEFYRMSGDIDYLLRVVVPNIEAYDLFYKKLISKVDICDVSSSFAMEQIKYTTELPLDYIKLQNPNG from the coding sequence ATGGATGGCCTTGATCGAAAAATCCTCCATTTGTTGCAAGAAGATGCCACACTCTCTGTCGCTGATATTGCTAAAAAAGTTGGACTCTCTACAACCCCTTGTTGGCGTAGAATTCAAAAACTCGATGACGACGGTGTTATTCAGCGTCGTGTTGCTGTTCTTTCTCCTCAAAAAGTGAATGCACACGTTACTGTTTTTGTTTCTATTCGTGTCCATTTACATAACCATGAATGGCTAAAGCGTTTTTCAAGAATTTTGCGGGAGTTTCGTGAAGTTATTGAATTTTATAGAATGAGTGGAGATATAGATTATTTATTACGTGTCGTGGTTCCCAATATTGAAGCTTATGACCTTTTTTATAAAAAATTAATTTCTAAAGTTGATATTTGTGACGTATCATCCTCTTTCGCAATGGAGCAGATTAAATACACAACAGAGCTACCTCTTGACTATATAAAATTACAAAATCCAAATGGATAA